The DNA region CGGTAAGTAATGACAAAGCAAAATTCTCAACAGGTGCGGTAATATTCATACTTAGTAAAATCGCAGGAACACCAATCCCAACTCCTGTTAAAATCGCTCCGCCAATATCCAAGATCCCAACAAGTGAACCTTCTAAAATTCGTGCAAATAAGAAGCTAGCACCAAATGCCGCGGCAGCTCCATAAGAACCACCATCCATACCAGCTTTTAACATCGCAACGATCGCTACTTCATTAAACGCTCCTACGCCATGTTCAAAATACATATGCGTTCCAGCAAAAACACCCGCTGATAATAACCCAACTAAAATCGGAAATGACCAGTCAGCAAACCAAAAATTCTTTTTCTCTTCTAATCCTACGCCTACTGTTTCTTCCATTATATATCTCCTCTCCTTTGTCTTTTACTAATTGCCAACACTAAATACATCATGCATGTTTTGCAGCCAGCTCGGAATTTGTAAACGGAAGCTTTCGATCATCTGTAAATCAAAGCCACGGAAGAAGCCACTTAAGACAAATAATAAAATAACTGCTGCCATCATGCTTTTCGTTACTTTGTTCCAGCCGATTTCATCAACACCTTTACCGATCAAGATCCCTAAAACAACACCAGGAACTGCATTGCCCATGATCATTGTTGCTAGCCCTCCAAAAATCGTTGCCCAAAGTCCGGAACGTTTGCCGGCATCGATTGCAGCCAGCCAGAATAGCACTGGCATCACTGTATTGATCAATAGATTTGCGGCAGGCACCAAGACAGCCACCGCTGTCACTTGTAATGATTCCGGGATTGCTGAAGCTGTCGTGTTTAAAAATGCAACAACAACCATTCCGACAAGCGCACCGGAAATCCCCATTTTCTTAGGGTTATGCATTGTTTCAGCGACATTTTTATTTTTGACCAATAATGCCGCTGCTGCCCAGTTGGGAATAACACGGTGATCCACATCTTGGGTAAAAGCTCCCGCACCCACAGTTGATGCCCAAGCGTTGAAGAAGAAGCCTAATCCAAAAGAAAAATGACTGGCCGCATCTCCTTCACAGGCATTCATTTCACCTAGGGTTCTAAATGCGCCTAAACCTTGTGTACTTGGTGCATGAAACATTCTTGCTGCGCCAGCACCTGCTGCAAAACCAACAATTCCTCCAATCAATAATGATTTGAGTAAAACAACTACCACATCCATTTAATTTGCCTCCTTATGCATTCTCTTATTTTTTCTAAAGGGAAGAGGAAGACCATTTGGGTCTGAAACTTTTTTTTCGATGAATGGAACAGTCTCCATTTCGATCAACGTAATTTCAACTGTAACATCAAGCAATACGCGATAATCTGCACGTGTTCTCGGCAAGAAGAAAAATAGAAAGCATTCCGTAAAAGTTTCTTGCTCTGCTTTTAGGATAGTGATATCCAGAGGTTCGATCCGTACGATCACATCATTTTTCTCTTTTAAGACTCGATTATGGATTTGATTGAGCGCATTGGCAAAAGCTAGATTTTTTTCCTTACCTGTTCCTTCAACTTGAATGACCTGCTTCTTTTTTATTGTTACTTGTTCCATCGGTACTTCCTCCCCTAACTTTTTGCTGTAAACAGCAGGTTGTATTAAGCGTTTTTCTTCATATAGGCTTCAACGATACGTTTGCCCAATTCTTCTTGATCCATGAAACCAAAGCCTAAAACTGTTTTTCCATCATTGATCGCTGTAACACCTTCATCGATCGAACGCATCCCATGGCGTTCCGGATATCCATATTTTGTCGCTGCAGTCAATGCTCCAGCGCCGCCGCTTCCGCAAAATGAAATGCCAAGATCCGCATTTTCCTGCTGCATCACATCACCTAAGCGCATGTCTGCACCCATTCCAGGTACAACAACTGCTTTGCCGCCAGCTGCTTCCACTCCTTTTGCAACATTTTGGCCTTTTCCTAAACGATCTGCGATTACTACTGTTACCATAATTGATTCCTCCAATTTTTATGTTAATAACAGATAAACATCGTCCTTGTAAAATAAGAACGTCTTTATCTTGCTTACTTCCTTGGTTTCTTATGCTTCATTTTGCTTAGCAGATTCAAAATGGATGGATAATACATACATTTCGTCCTGCGGTAAATTACCAATATGCTGAACTACTTGATCAGCAATCTCCAACGCTTCGTTTGATACCTCTTCAAACATCGCAGGATCGACACCCGTCATTTTTTCATTTGCTTTAGAGCGTTTGATCATTTCATTCACATGATTGATCAAGATCGTCCATTGTAAATCAGTTGGTTCAATCGCTTGTTTTTCCAACAACTCACTAATTTTTTCAAGTGAAGCGTCCAATTCGACCCTATATGGACTTTCCTCAATTATTTTTTTTGCATCATCCGTTCCCTTCATGCATGCTACTCCTCTCGTATATAATTCAATAAAGCAGTGATTTCTGCTTGATTAACCATTAAATCGTTTTTAGCAAAAATTTGTTCGATTTTTCCGACTAATTCCTGCTGTGCCAACAATGTTTCTTTCACTATATTCCCTTCATTCTCGTACTGACTATCAAAGGTAATACGATGGACCATCAACATCACATGAAGTAAAAATGCTTCTCTATACTCACAAGTCAGCTTTTCAGCAAAAGCTTTGAGCAATTCTTCATAAATGACATATATCCGCACTAAAATATCTCTGCTTTCCGCCTCTATTCCCTGTTTTTCTTTCACTTGATGACGTGGGATCAAACGAGGAACTTTTCCAGATTTTGTCTGTGTCAATATTTTATTGACTTCCTCTTGAATGCTATGGATATCCGCCTCTGTCGGTAATGGATTGACTTTGATAAAAGGACGATTCATGATCTCGATTGGGAAAATACTTAAAACGAGATCCGGATTTTTTTCCTCGATCACGTCTACAGCATTCAAAACAGAAGCAAACCCAGCGATTTCGACATTCGCCACTTCTTCTAATATTTTTTGTTCGATCAAGCTTGTCACACCAAGACCTGTTGAACAGACATAAACAATTCGGACAACATTGATTTCATGCTGATTTTTTTCATATGCTACTAAAAAATGCAGCGCAATGTAAGCGATAAACGAGTCATTGATCAGTAATGCCGAACCGACAATGTCACTTTGACTTGCAAGTTGGATCGCTGAAAACAGCTGCGGATACTTAGCCTTGATGTCATCAACAAAAGGATTGTACTCATTGATGTAGAGGTGTTTTTTCGTTAAGCGTAAGGACAAATGTGCAAAAAGGTTTGTGAACAACTGCTGATCTCGATAAAAAGGAAAATTGACTTCTTCTGACACATCTTTGATCAATTCCTCAGTCAAACCAACAATATCTTGCCGATTATTTGCTACAAAAACGTCACTGTAAACATAAAAATATTCATCTGCCAACAACGGTAATTCATAATGATCAAACACTTTTTTCATCAGTAAAAACGGCAACTCTTGTTTTTGCTGTAACACCTTTTGATTCGTGAGCAATTTGTAGCCGCCCACTGTATGATGCAGCTGCATACGTGATGCTGCGATTGCGACTCGCAATGTAATTGAAAGAATTTCAGCATAATTGAATTGATCGAATAAAGAAGGATCGATCAGATTCGTCATTTCTTTCAAAGCGACTTGGTAGATACTTTGAAAAATCGTATGAACACCTACATGAACTTCCTGCATCTTTTTTTGCTGACCAGATTGAACAAAATAGCTCATGATTTGATAAATGTCATATTCTGTTATCTCTTTTTGTGTGATGTATTCCATCAACAAACGAATCTTACTTTCATCTCCGACAATCGAAAACCCTTGACGGCTTTGCCTATTCAGTACAAGCCCGTATGAAAGAACCAATTCTTCTACACGATCTAAATCGCTAATGATCGTATTTCGACTCACCTGAATCTCCTCTGACAATTGTTGAGATGTCAGATGTGCGGGGGCTAATAATAAGCGAAAAATCAATTGATTGATTCTTAATTCTTGGTCTGGATAAGTCTCAAAACGTTCGACCTCAATGATTTCGTTTTTCAACGTTAAACGTTCTGAATCTGGAATATCTAACCAAATCCCTTTGTTACGACGCGTATGTAGTTCAACCTTTTGCTCTTTAAACCACTCACGAACATTGTCTAAATCATATTTGATCGACCGTACACTGACTTGAAAGGTATCTGCTAATTCTTTTGTCGTCACACTCTCTTCTAAATCTAAAAGCATCAGTAAAATTTTTATTTCGCGTTTTGATAAGTGCAGAGACACACCGCTCACCAACTTTCTTTCCCTTACAATTGAACTATAGCTTGATTTTTATTGCCAAACAACACAAAAAAGTTGCACTTACACAAGTGCAACTTTCTTAATATTCTTATTTATTAAAAAAAATCAACTTATTCTATTTGTTATTTTACCTCAGTAAACAAAAGTATTCTACTCAGAAATTCAAGTTTCATAGGCTTTTTCATTTAGTGCAACAGATAATAACTTTTATTAAATCCCTCTTGCACCAACAAGTGCAATACTCTTTTTTTGCACAAATTAGATCATAAAAAAAGAAGACCGAAGTCTTCTTTTTACACAGTATTTATAAACATAAATAGATAAAATCTTCTCCACAAAAATATTTATCCGACACGCCTACATCCGGTAGGTATGATTAAACATATGTGCCTCTGTGGATTGGTCAATCACTAGCCGTCAAAACGGAACAGCAAAGCTGTCTGATTGAGTCAACTCGTCGCATGAAGCTACTTTAACATAAATACTCTTTAAACGCAACAGAGATTCTTCAGCCAATCTGACCTTCTTTTAGCCATTGCGTATACAGATCATCTACTAAAGTAACTGTCTGAAGGGTCATCTCTTTCGTCATTATCGGACTTTCAATCATCCCTTGGTTCAAACAGCTATTCACATGATCGATCTCAAATTCAAATTCGCTTTCAAAATCAGCAGTTAACTTTTCCTGTTTGCCATTATTGTAATAAATCATCGCCTCACGTGCTTTCCAAAACTCTGGAATTTCGATTCTGCCTTTTTCACCATAAATCGTCATTTTGCTCGGAATATCTACTTTAACAGAAATAAAAATATTCCCTAATACTTGATTTTGAAATTTTAAGCTCAAATTTGCTTGATCATCTGTTTGGCCTTTTTCAGCAGTTGCGTTTCCATAATACTCCGTAATCTTTTGTCCCAACAAAAACTGCATATACTGGATCGGGTAACTGCCTGAGCCATGTAGCGCTCCGCCACCTGCTGTCAAAGAATGGAACCATGAAATATGATCGACACTCGGATAGGTCGTTACAGACTGTAATAGCTGAATACGTCCAATTTTCTGCTGCTCGATTGCCTCTTTGACTTGCATAGTGACAGGTAGAAATACTGCTTTTTGAGCTTCCATCAAAAAACAACCATTCTTTTCTGCTAACTCAAAAAGTTCTACTGCCTGCTTACTATCGAGCGTAAAAGGTTTCTCCACCAGCACGTGCTTACCATGCAGCAATACTTGTTTTGCACTTTCATAATGACCTTTATTATAGGTTGCTACATAAATAATATCGATCTCTTGATCCTGATACAATTCTTCATAACTTCCATAAGCTTTTGGAATAGCTAAGTCTGTTGCCATTTTTTTTGCTTTTGTCAAAGATCTTGAAGCAATCGCAGTTGCTTCACCTTGATGGCTTTTTCTGATTCCCTGAACAAAACGAGGCACAATTTGAGCTGTACTTAAAATCCCATAACGAATCGGTCTCATTCATCTCAACTCCTTTTCTCTACTATAGCTATTATTCACTATAATTTCAAAAAACCTCTATTTTATCACTTACAAAAAAAAACTGGAAGTACAGATAATGAATGTCTCCCAGCCGATCGATTATTAACATTTTAAAGCATCGATACAGATTTCCCCAACAGTTTCCCAATATCGCTTATCTGCAAATAAAAAATGCCTATGTACAACTTACTTATGTATCACTTTTACTTAACGAATACCAATACTGATTTTCAACGCCTGATCGACCTTCAGCATATCATCATCCTGTAACTGACAAATTTTATGCAAAATTCGTTCTTTATCCAGCGTTCGGATTTGCTCTAGTAATACCAAAGACGGCGTCATCCGATCTTCATGCGGAATATCTACTTTCACCTGTGTCGGCTGCATTTTCTTATTCACATTCCTCGTGATCGGAGCAACAATCAATGTCGGACTAAATAGATTTCCCTTATTATTTTGGATAATCAATACAGGTCTTATCCCGCCTTGCTCTGAACCAATCACAGGTGAGAGATTCGCATAAAATATTTCTCCTCTTCGTATCATCGTAATTTATCACCCCTTATTCACAAAACACTATTTTTGTAAATTATATCATGCTTTTACATTGGAATTTTTCAATATTTTATGCTATTTACTAAAAACTTTGATAATCTCTATAAAAGGAAAATTTGATGAGAAAAACCTTTCAGATAGTTGTTCTTCCAAAAAGATATTTTATTCAAATATACTTAACGAACTATAAATAAAATCGAATATAAAAAAGACATTCCGTTCATAAAAAAATGATTTTCTCTAAAAAAGAGAAACTTCCTTTATATATATGGATTTACATAAATAAAAAATAACGTTTAAATATTATAGATATCAACTGTTACGTTTTCATTTTGATTTCATATAAATGATTTTCATATGCAAATAATACAAAATAATTTGTTTTTATTAATCATAAAAAAAGATGATATTTCCTCCTCATTAAATTCTAATAAAAAAAGAGTGACTGGGTTATAACTCGTAGAGTTATAATCCAGTCACTTCAAAAACAGATAAACGATGGAAACAGATGGAAGGCTTTCTTATTTCTTGATTCCCGAAATTGAAAACTTCTGTTCCAACCTCCTAAAAACTTGATCATTCGATCTTCTATCCTAATTTTTTCCAATCGCTTGTATTCACCATTCAGCGTTCTTCCTTTTCTTCATCAGATTCAGAATCTGCTCCAGAAGAGTTATTCGCTTTGGGAGTAGCTGCTCCAGCCAAATTACCTAAACTAATATCAAGTCCAACAGTATATTCCAAAGGAACATACTGATTATATGCGCTCACCCCTACAACTGTTCCTTTAGGTTCAGCAGAATCTACATATCTCACAGTATATCGAATATTCGCTCCTTTAGATTGAAATTCTTCATAGAAATATTTTTGTAGATCTCCTTCGACCGTATTGTTCCTCAAATCTTTCAAGTAAGGCTGCCCTGCTGAGTAATACACATCCACCTTTAAATCATCTTTACTAGTCAACGTTGTTCCAGCTTCAACACTTTGGGAAATCAGTTGACCATAAGGAACATTCGCGGTAAAAATCGTTTTCGCCTTGACAGTCAAGCCTTCTACAGCAGAACCAGCTTCTTCCTGTGTATATTCAGAAAAATTCGGTACCACATATCCTTTACCTAAAGAAACTGTGACAGTCATGCTGTCTTTTTTAGCTATCTTCTGATCTTTGGCAATACTTTGTGAGATAATACTTTCCGCTGGTATTTCTGCTGAACTAGCCTCCTCGTATGTCACCTTGATTTCATTGGTCTTCGCCCAGCTCTCAACTTCTGCTTTCGGCTTTTTGGTGAAATCAGGAACAGAAATATTCTTTTCAAACGTTTCTTTGCCTTTTGAATAATACATATTTGCTTTATCTTTACGTTTATAGTTTTCCTTCTTGACTTCTTTATTGACGATTTCAAAACGAATCGATTTGCCTTTTTCCAACGTCTCATTGTATTCGTCGATCAGAGAAATATTATCTGCATGGTTCTTTTTGATCCATTGTTCTGCTTCTGATTTTTTCATCGTCATAAAATCAGGTAATGTCAATTTTTCTTCCGGATCTGCACCTAAACTAGCTGTGACTTTTAGCTCAGAGCCTTTTTTGATCTTGCTGCCTTTTTTTGATTTTTGTGTAATCACTTTATTCGTCTCGACATTCTTATCGTATTTCTGTTCAACATCGATCTTTACCTTATTTTCAGTTGCCCATGTTCGTGCTTCAGCTAAGTCTTTCCCAGAAAAATCTGGTACTTTAACATGCGTCATTTGATAATAAGTGAAATAGACAACGCCTAACAAAATGATTGCACCGATTCCAATCAGTATAAACTTTTTTTTGCGTTTTTGATGATACGTTGGATCGATCTGCGTTTCAGAATCCACTTGGCTTCTGCTCATGGTTGGAATGATCTCATCGGCCGCTTGAAAATCATTGGCTGGCTCCACAAATGTTTCTGTGGGCTTATCTACCACGTTACGCGGCAGCGATTCTTGCTTTTGTATTCGTTCTTCTTGTTTTGTCTGTTGCTTCTTCTCTTTAGTTTCCTTATAGCTGTCTTTATTGAAATTTGATAAAAAATCACTCATTCAACATCAACTCACCTTGCTTTAGAAAATAAGTTTTATCTGATTGATTCGCAATTTCATTCGAGTGGGTAACAACGATCACACATTTATTATGTGTTTCAGCTAGATCTTTGAAAATATCGACAATTTCCTGCTCCATTCCCTCATCCAAATTCCCGGTAGGTTCATCTGCAAGAATAATATCGACATTTGTCGCTAAAGCTCTGGCAATCGCCACACGTTGCTGCTCTCCACCTGACAGCTGTCCCACTAAACGATCCGCTTTACTTTTATTGATCCCAATATAATCCAATAAATTATACGCGACCTCACGATCATCCTTCGGCATATCATTATCTGTGATCGACATAGCAACTAAGACATTTTCTAAAGCAGTCAGATACGGCACTAAATTGTAGCTTTGAAAGATGATACTAATGTCATCTCTGCGGTATTTTTCCAAACCGATTTCCTTGATATTTTGCCCTTTATACAGTACTTCACCCGATTTAGGTTCATCTAATGCACTGATCAAAGAAAGAAAGGTCGTCTTTCCCGACCCTGATTGCCCTAAGATGGTGTAAAATTGTCCCTGATCAAAATTGATCGATGTATCCTGTAAAATCATCCGGCGTTTGTCCCCGTCCTGATAAAAATAGCTCACGTTTTTTGCTTGTAAAATTGTCATTCTGATTTCCTCCTACATCATGATTTTCTTTGGATTCAGCCTTAAAACATACGTCAAAGGCAAAACAGCAGAGAATAAAACTGTACTTAATCCGGCAATCAAAAATGTTATGATGTAGCTAAAAGAAAATCTCACTTCATAAGCTCCTGTCACTTCTTCACTTGTTAAATTCGGCATATTAGTCGTTCCGCCCATCATCATCATACCATTCGTACTTGCGCTTTCAGTTTGTGAAAAAGCATCACTGGCAACTAAGGATTCTGAAACCATTTTTCCAAGAAAATTCCCTGTTACTAAGGACAAACACATTGCAACTAGACTGATCAGCAATAATTCGATCAAAATCTGCTGCATCACCTTCATTCTGCTTTCTCCTAAAGAAAGATAAATACCAAGCTCATGTTTACGATCACGTAAAAATAGAATGACCACTAAAGAAATGATCAATAACGTCGCACCGATCGCTAAAACAACCACGTAACCGGAAATTTTCGACATCTTTTTGACCGTACCGCCAACTTGATCATATTGATCTGTTGAGGCATTCAATTTGTAGCCCTCAGGAATACTCGCTTTAGCTTCTTCTTTAAAGGCTTCCACATCTTCCGGAGATTTTAAGTTATACGTAGGTGTGATTTGAACAGTATCTTCAAATGTCGCCTCTGAGCCATCTGTATTTTTATAACGATCCGGCAATAACTCTTTCCCTTTATCAAATTCAACTTTACTGATTGCTTTTACAGCATCATTTGGCATATATACTGTATTGAATTGTTCTGTTTCTAAAAATTGTTCATTGACTCCTTGCTTTTCTTTGTCATCTGACTTTTTCTTTTCCACACTGGCAGGTTCAAAAATACCAATGATCTCAACGGGATGGTCTTGACTCCCAACTTCTTCTGTTGAGCCGTCAGCTTTATAATCGACTATTGAGCTATCTAAAACTACTTTATCACCAACATTGAACCCATTTTCTTCTGCGACTTTCTTTGAAATAATTGCAACGTCTTTTCCATTGTTGATTTCATCTTGCTTAAAGGTTCTACCTTCAATCAATTTCACATTCTTATCTTTAAAATCCAATGGCTCTAATAAATTCGTCCCTTTAAGATTCAGCATATTCGACATATTACTGACTACACCAGAATTTTCCTGTTCATAGGTTTTGATTTTTTTTACGAACAACGTCGTTTTCACATTGTAATCAAAATCCTTGACGTATGTTGATTTTCCTAATTGTTTAATGGTTTCTTCTTTTAATGTACCTGGAGAAAACGACTGTCCTTCTTCCATCATTTTGTCAAAGTCCAATTCAACTGTGACCATCGCACCTAGATCATTTTTGATTTTCTTTTCTACATTTGCCGAAGATTGCTGGATCGCAATAGATCCCGCAATGACATTTCCTAAAATGAAAATAACAGCAAATAGAATAATCGATTTTCCTTTTCTTCTTGTTACACTACATAATGCCCGATTCCAATAATTCATACATTTTTCCTTCCCATCGTACAATCTCTCTATTGATCTGGGAAGAAAGGGGTCCTTTTACATCCCGTCAATTTCCGTATTGTCCTTGATAAATGATAGCTTCCCACCATTCAGCCCCCATAATTCATCTACATAAGCTGCAATTTTTTGCGATTGCGAACCAATGATGATGCACTTGTTTTCATTTTTTGCATATACACATAAATAAGCCATGATCGCCTCTAGAGAAAGCTCACTTAGCGTCTTTTCCGGAGCATCTAATAGAATGATTTCGGGATCATTCAACGTAGCTTTTGCTAAAGATACTCTTTGCTGATCTGCGGCAGACAGTTTTTTGATTTTTTTACTTGCTTGTTTTTCATTTATTCCTACTTCTTTTAGCCGTTTAAGAAACTGTTCTGTATCATTTACTTGCCTCCAGGACAGCAGCTTGAACATCGTTAGTGCACTCGCATCAGAAAGTAGATTATATTGCTGAAAAACTGTGCCGACTTCTTTTCTACGGTAACGATCTCGGTCTATTTTTTGAAAATTCTGATTTTTAAACAGAATATCACCGCTAGAAATTTTGCCGAATCCTGCTAAAAGAGCTAGTAGAGCTGTCTTTTCAGCATTATTTTCCCCTAAAATCCCATAAACTTTTCCTGCTGAAAAATCCACTGTGATCCCTTTTAACATTGTCACTTTACTTTTTTTATGTGTATAAACTATATTTTTAAGAGAGAGAATCGTCACTCGTCTAAATTCCTTTCTAACAAAAACTCTATTGGGTCAAATTTAACGATCTTATAGCTGTCGATCAAACTAATACTTACGATGAATAGACTGGTGATCACTAAAAGCAGTAGGAGAGCGCTCCCATTGATCTCAATTGGAACTGAGTTGATAGATGTCAAAGATTCATTGATCATCGCATTTGAAATCTGTTCAAAATCTCCAATCATATTTTTTTGACTATTCAGCTGCCAATCTGCAATCGTTTGAACTGCAAAGACAACTGATCCAAAACTTACCACAATACTCACCGCTGCCACGAAAAGCAATTCAACAAACCTACTCATTATCAATTCTCTATTTGCAATACCAGCATTTTTTAATAAATAGATTTCTATTTGTGACTGTTTGAACCGACTAGCTGAAAATAATGTAAGTCCCACTACTCCAAAAATCAAACTACCTAAAAATAGACTCCCCGACAAAATCTTCATGCTGTTTACTGGACTTAGCAACAACTTTTTATTCGTATCGTTGGTCATGACATAGTAATTTTTCAGACTATCCATACTTTTCATTTTTTTCAAGAATGTTTGACTGCTTTTTACATCTTTAAACTTATAAGAAGCTGTGATATAGCCTAATTGTTCGAAGTTTTTCATCCCTTCAACGGTATCCCAGTTGGTAAAAATATCATTTTCTTGAAATATCCCCCATCCAGAAGTCGTTGTTGTCCCAGCTCTCTTTTTTGATCGGTAGGTTCCCGCGATAGTCAACCGCTTCTTTTCTTTCTGACCATCAACTGTCGTCGATATCTGAATCGTATCGCCAACCTGTAGATCATTTAATTCAGCCAAGTCATGACTGATCAAGCATTCATTCAAGCCAAGATTCGCTGTTCCAGTGATGACTTCCTGATTACGCTGAAAAAGTTCCTGTACAAGTCCTTCTTTATCCAAGCCCTGCATGATACCCATGATTTCCTGTGTCATTTGATTTGCAGCACTATCAAAAGTTTCCATCTGGAGTTGCCCTTTTTCATCAAGAGGTTTTAAGTGTTCGAATGAGACTTGTATATTCCCTACTACCTTTGTTTGATCGATAGAATCTGATTGACCTAATTTAAGATATTCCTCTTTTGTTAGTTTTTCTTCATGCGCTGCATTTAAATCTGTCGGCAAAATCGTTACGATTGGTGTAAAATGCTGTGCGTATCCTTCTGCAAATTTCTTGGTTGAAGTAAAAATGAGTCCCGCTGATAAAGCTATAAAAATTAAAAACAGCAATAAACTTCCAATCAACATGTGCTGCCAGCAATGTCTTTTTACATTTAAAAGCGCATGTTTTAAGACGAGCATCTTCCTGCTCCACTCCTTTCTTGAACCTACTATAACAAATCGATTGTTAACTGAATGTTAACTTTGAGAAATTTGCGGAAATGACAGATAAAAAGTTG from Enterococcus sp. 9D6_DIV0238 includes:
- a CDS encoding DUF4310 family protein, with protein sequence MEETVGVGLEEKKNFWFADWSFPILVGLLSAGVFAGTHMYFEHGVGAFNEVAIVAMLKAGMDGGSYGAAAAFGASFLFARILEGSLVGILDIGGAILTGVGIGVPAILLSMNITAPVENFALSLLTGMVLGLIIGGIIIMIRKFTINQSNSTFGADVMMGAGNASGRFLGPLIIISACGASAPIGIGSIIGAVIFYVWKKPIAGGAILGAMIFGAIFPVDLPS
- a CDS encoding DUF4311 domain-containing protein: MDVVVVLLKSLLIGGIVGFAAGAGAARMFHAPSTQGLGAFRTLGEMNACEGDAASHFSFGLGFFFNAWASTVGAGAFTQDVDHRVIPNWAAAALLVKNKNVAETMHNPKKMGISGALVGMVVVAFLNTTASAIPESLQVTAVAVLVPAANLLINTVMPVLFWLAAIDAGKRSGLWATIFGGLATMIMGNAVPGVVLGILIGKGVDEIGWNKVTKSMMAAVILLFVLSGFFRGFDLQMIESFRLQIPSWLQNMHDVFSVGN
- a CDS encoding DUF4312 family protein, which codes for MEQVTIKKKQVIQVEGTGKEKNLAFANALNQIHNRVLKEKNDVIVRIEPLDITILKAEQETFTECFLFFFLPRTRADYRVLLDVTVEITLIEMETVPFIEKKVSDPNGLPLPFRKNKRMHKEAN
- a CDS encoding glycine-rich SFCGS family protein, producing MVTVVIADRLGKGQNVAKGVEAAGGKAVVVPGMGADMRLGDVMQQENADLGISFCGSGGAGALTAATKYGYPERHGMRSIDEGVTAINDGKTVLGFGFMDQEELGKRIVEAYMKKNA
- a CDS encoding PRD domain-containing protein, which codes for MKGTDDAKKIIEESPYRVELDASLEKISELLEKQAIEPTDLQWTILINHVNEMIKRSKANEKMTGVDPAMFEEVSNEALEIADQVVQHIGNLPQDEMYVLSIHFESAKQNEA
- a CDS encoding BglG family transcription antiterminator; this translates as MSLHLSKREIKILLMLLDLEESVTTKELADTFQVSVRSIKYDLDNVREWFKEQKVELHTRRNKGIWLDIPDSERLTLKNEIIEVERFETYPDQELRINQLIFRLLLAPAHLTSQQLSEEIQVSRNTIISDLDRVEELVLSYGLVLNRQSRQGFSIVGDESKIRLLMEYITQKEITEYDIYQIMSYFVQSGQQKKMQEVHVGVHTIFQSIYQVALKEMTNLIDPSLFDQFNYAEILSITLRVAIAASRMQLHHTVGGYKLLTNQKVLQQKQELPFLLMKKVFDHYELPLLADEYFYVYSDVFVANNRQDIVGLTEELIKDVSEEVNFPFYRDQQLFTNLFAHLSLRLTKKHLYINEYNPFVDDIKAKYPQLFSAIQLASQSDIVGSALLINDSFIAYIALHFLVAYEKNQHEINVVRIVYVCSTGLGVTSLIEQKILEEVANVEIAGFASVLNAVDVIEEKNPDLVLSIFPIEIMNRPFIKVNPLPTEADIHSIQEEVNKILTQTKSGKVPRLIPRHQVKEKQGIEAESRDILVRIYVIYEELLKAFAEKLTCEYREAFLLHVMLMVHRITFDSQYENEGNIVKETLLAQQELVGKIEQIFAKNDLMVNQAEITALLNYIREE
- a CDS encoding Gfo/Idh/MocA family protein — its product is MRPIRYGILSTAQIVPRFVQGIRKSHQGEATAIASRSLTKAKKMATDLAIPKAYGSYEELYQDQEIDIIYVATYNKGHYESAKQVLLHGKHVLVEKPFTLDSKQAVELFELAEKNGCFLMEAQKAVFLPVTMQVKEAIEQQKIGRIQLLQSVTTYPSVDHISWFHSLTAGGGALHGSGSYPIQYMQFLLGQKITEYYGNATAEKGQTDDQANLSLKFQNQVLGNIFISVKVDIPSKMTIYGEKGRIEIPEFWKAREAMIYYNNGKQEKLTADFESEFEFEIDHVNSCLNQGMIESPIMTKEMTLQTVTLVDDLYTQWLKEGQIG
- a CDS encoding type II toxin-antitoxin system PemK/MazF family toxin produces the protein MIRRGEIFYANLSPVIGSEQGGIRPVLIIQNNKGNLFSPTLIVAPITRNVNKKMQPTQVKVDIPHEDRMTPSLVLLEQIRTLDKERILHKICQLQDDDMLKVDQALKISIGIR
- a CDS encoding PASTA domain-containing protein, with the translated sequence MSDFLSNFNKDSYKETKEKKQQTKQEERIQKQESLPRNVVDKPTETFVEPANDFQAADEIIPTMSRSQVDSETQIDPTYHQKRKKKFILIGIGAIILLGVVYFTYYQMTHVKVPDFSGKDLAEARTWATENKVKIDVEQKYDKNVETNKVITQKSKKGSKIKKGSELKVTASLGADPEEKLTLPDFMTMKKSEAEQWIKKNHADNISLIDEYNETLEKGKSIRFEIVNKEVKKENYKRKDKANMYYSKGKETFEKNISVPDFTKKPKAEVESWAKTNEIKVTYEEASSAEIPAESIISQSIAKDQKIAKKDSMTVTVSLGKGYVVPNFSEYTQEEAGSAVEGLTVKAKTIFTANVPYGQLISQSVEAGTTLTSKDDLKVDVYYSAGQPYLKDLRNNTVEGDLQKYFYEEFQSKGANIRYTVRYVDSAEPKGTVVGVSAYNQYVPLEYTVGLDISLGNLAGAATPKANNSSGADSESDEEKEER
- a CDS encoding ABC transporter ATP-binding protein; the protein is MTILQAKNVSYFYQDGDKRRMILQDTSINFDQGQFYTILGQSGSGKTTFLSLISALDEPKSGEVLYKGQNIKEIGLEKYRRDDISIIFQSYNLVPYLTALENVLVAMSITDNDMPKDDREVAYNLLDYIGINKSKADRLVGQLSGGEQQRVAIARALATNVDIILADEPTGNLDEGMEQEIVDIFKDLAETHNKCVIVVTHSNEIANQSDKTYFLKQGELMLNE